One stretch of Tenacibaculum sp. MAR_2010_89 DNA includes these proteins:
- a CDS encoding cobyric acid synthase — MQKLQPIMLVGTGSDVGKSWITTGICRWLKQKGYTPAPFKAQNMSLNSFSTPDNLEIGRAQAVQAEACGIPPTVAMNPILLKPSSVNKSQIVLHGKPIGDQTAKEYFLGDNKKHLFEEAKKSFHQLASKQNPIVMEGAGSISELNLKHRDIVNMRMAAAANACVYLVADIDKGGVFGSVYGTIELLEEWERKLVKGIIINKFRGDTALFIDGKKKLEELTKIPVLGILPYAKDIVIEEEDSVALNQRKTTAVENKLNVAVVKLHYMSNYTDFQSLEQEPLINLYFTRNPEELNKADVLIIPGTKNTIEDLIALKKDGLDTIIKKQYAHIPVIGICGGYQMLGNTVKDPFSVESNNLQEEGLGLFDIETTLTKTKQTVQRNFKFKDFEQTCEGYEIHMGETIVPKNKHLNLINNKEEGYFDGNKSWGTYLHGIFDNQEIVTELLQVKYPNAEAINYKAFKSAQFDKLADWIDENLNMETIVKNSAQEC; from the coding sequence ATGCAAAAACTACAACCTATCATGTTAGTTGGCACTGGATCAGATGTTGGAAAGAGCTGGATAACAACAGGTATTTGTAGATGGCTTAAACAAAAAGGATATACCCCTGCTCCGTTTAAAGCCCAGAACATGTCATTAAATAGTTTTTCTACCCCTGATAATTTAGAAATTGGAAGAGCGCAGGCCGTGCAAGCAGAAGCATGTGGTATTCCGCCAACGGTAGCAATGAACCCTATTTTATTAAAACCCTCATCGGTAAATAAATCGCAAATTGTATTACATGGAAAACCAATTGGCGACCAAACGGCGAAAGAATATTTTTTAGGAGACAATAAAAAACACCTGTTTGAAGAAGCTAAAAAATCGTTTCATCAACTAGCTTCAAAGCAGAATCCTATTGTAATGGAAGGTGCTGGAAGTATTAGTGAATTAAACTTAAAACATAGAGACATTGTAAACATGCGAATGGCTGCCGCTGCCAATGCCTGTGTATATTTAGTAGCAGATATTGATAAAGGAGGCGTATTTGGTAGCGTGTATGGCACTATTGAATTGTTAGAAGAGTGGGAACGTAAATTAGTAAAAGGTATTATTATTAATAAATTTAGAGGAGATACTGCTTTATTTATTGATGGAAAAAAGAAACTAGAAGAACTCACTAAGATTCCTGTTTTAGGTATTTTACCCTATGCAAAAGATATTGTAATTGAGGAAGAAGATTCCGTTGCTTTAAACCAACGAAAAACTACGGCAGTTGAAAACAAATTAAATGTAGCCGTAGTAAAACTCCATTACATGTCTAACTACACCGATTTTCAATCGTTAGAACAAGAACCGTTAATCAATTTATATTTTACTAGAAATCCAGAAGAACTAAACAAAGCAGATGTACTCATTATTCCGGGTACAAAAAATACGATTGAAGATTTAATAGCCTTAAAAAAAGATGGTTTGGATACCATTATCAAAAAGCAATATGCACACATTCCTGTTATTGGGATTTGTGGAGGTTACCAAATGTTAGGAAACACTGTAAAAGATCCTTTTTCAGTAGAAAGTAATAATTTACAAGAAGAAGGATTAGGATTGTTTGATATTGAAACCACCTTAACAAAAACAAAACAAACGGTACAGCGTAATTTTAAGTTTAAAGACTTTGAACAGACTTGTGAAGGCTACGAAATTCATATGGGAGAAACAATTGTGCCTAAAAACAAGCATTTGAATCTTATTAATAATAAAGAAGAGGGCTATTTTGATGGAAATAAAAGTTGGGGAACCTACTTGCACGGTATTTTTGACAATCAAGAAATTGTAACAGAACTACTACAAGTAAAATACCCAAATGCTGAGGCTATCAATTATAAAGCTTTTAAATCGGCACAATTTGATAAATTAGCCGATTGGATTGATGAAAATTTAAACATGGAAACCATCGTAAAAAATAGCGCACAAGAATGTTAA
- a CDS encoding histidinol-phosphate transaminase: MLNGHGDDLHLIEGKIKHNFSSNVYYKGCPKSLLDEISRNVHRIESYPSPIANELNELAAKKFLLHSNKFLFTNGATEAFYLIAQLFSAKKAAIVAPTFAEYEDACSIFKLDYQLISRTEVKDTNADLLFICNPNNPTGTIFSKKELELLFKEKPRTTFVIDEAYIEFTNNLESVASLTTTHTNLIVVRSLTKTFTIPGLRLGYIISNTSNISALLALKMPWSVNTLAIKAGEFIFNNYKTLQFNASELLEETSIFKKELEQVKGIKVCESNTSYFLIELLNRSAKELKKYLIEKHQILIRDATNFNNLEGEHIRLSTQSKATNQLLIQALKEWI; encoded by the coding sequence ATGTTAAACGGCCATGGTGATGACCTTCATTTGATAGAAGGAAAAATTAAACACAACTTTAGTTCAAATGTGTATTATAAAGGATGCCCAAAATCGTTACTTGATGAAATTTCAAGGAACGTTCATAGAATTGAAAGCTACCCCTCACCTATTGCCAATGAGTTGAATGAATTAGCAGCAAAAAAATTTCTACTCCATAGCAATAAATTTTTGTTTACCAACGGAGCAACAGAAGCCTTTTATTTAATAGCGCAGTTATTTTCAGCAAAAAAAGCAGCTATTGTAGCACCAACTTTTGCTGAATACGAAGATGCTTGTAGTATTTTTAAGTTGGACTATCAGTTAATTTCTAGAACCGAAGTAAAAGATACGAATGCAGATCTTCTATTTATTTGTAACCCTAACAACCCAACTGGAACTATTTTTTCTAAAAAGGAACTGGAACTTCTTTTTAAGGAAAAACCAAGGACTACATTTGTTATTGATGAAGCGTATATTGAATTTACCAACAATCTAGAATCAGTTGCTTCATTAACTACAACGCATACAAACTTAATTGTCGTTCGCTCATTAACAAAAACATTTACCATTCCTGGATTACGATTAGGCTATATCATTTCAAACACCTCAAACATTAGTGCACTTTTAGCACTAAAGATGCCTTGGAGTGTGAATACGTTAGCTATAAAAGCGGGTGAATTCATTTTTAACAATTATAAAACACTTCAATTCAATGCCTCTGAATTGTTAGAAGAAACTAGTATTTTTAAGAAAGAGCTTGAACAAGTAAAAGGTATAAAAGTTTGTGAAAGTAACACCTCTTATTTTTTAATTGAATTACTGAATAGATCGGCAAAAGAATTAAAAAAATATTTAATAGAGAAGCATCAAATTTTGATTAGAGACGCCACAAACTTCAACAATTTAGAAGGAGAACACATTCGTCTTTCAACACAAAGTAAAGCTACTAATCAACTACTTATTCAAGCGTTAAAAGAATGGATTTAA
- the cbiB gene encoding adenosylcobinamide-phosphate synthase CbiB, translating to MDLTSIYILVIAFGLDLLLGDPKKLPHLIILFGNSISLGEKWLNKNKYQLLKGALLTITLVSISFTVPYIIIKWLHVCNFKSIASVFSVVMLFYCLANKTLVKEGYAVFNTLKNEGLQAGRKRLSWIVGRETDNLNEQQIRVATFETMSENLSDGVIAPLFYFLVLGVPGAMAYKMINTFDSMIGYKNDRYLLFGRFAAKLDDVANYIPSRITALLMLLVQFKIHGISFVFKEGKKHSSPNAGYPEASLAFILNCQFGGPNYYHGKLVDKPFIGNNNRNIEHDEIKRVATINYSSSILFIAIIIGLLVFFQHV from the coding sequence ATGGATTTAACTTCAATTTACATACTCGTTATTGCATTTGGTTTGGATTTACTTTTAGGAGATCCTAAAAAACTACCACATCTTATTATTCTATTTGGTAATAGTATTTCTTTGGGTGAGAAATGGCTTAATAAAAATAAGTACCAACTTTTAAAAGGCGCGCTTTTAACAATTACTTTAGTTAGTATTTCTTTTACGGTACCGTATATAATTATAAAGTGGCTACATGTATGTAATTTTAAAAGTATTGCCTCTGTGTTTTCGGTTGTAATGCTGTTTTACTGCCTAGCCAACAAAACATTAGTAAAAGAAGGCTATGCTGTTTTTAATACACTAAAAAATGAAGGATTACAAGCGGGTCGTAAACGTTTATCCTGGATTGTTGGTCGTGAAACTGATAACTTAAACGAACAACAAATTAGAGTTGCAACTTTTGAAACCATGTCTGAAAATTTAAGTGACGGTGTCATTGCTCCACTTTTTTATTTTTTAGTATTAGGAGTTCCTGGTGCTATGGCGTATAAAATGATTAACACCTTCGACTCTATGATTGGGTATAAAAATGATCGATATCTATTATTTGGTCGGTTTGCTGCAAAACTAGATGATGTTGCTAACTATATTCCATCAAGAATTACTGCACTATTAATGTTACTTGTTCAGTTTAAAATACATGGAATTTCTTTTGTTTTCAAAGAAGGAAAAAAACATAGTAGTCCTAATGCTGGATACCCAGAAGCCTCTTTAGCATTTATTTTAAATTGTCAATTTGGTGGTCCTAATTATTATCATGGAAAATTAGTTGATAAACCTTTTATAGGAAACAATAACAGGAATATAGAACATGATGAAATTAAAAGAGTTGCTACCATTAACTATAGCTCAAGTATTCTTTTTATTGCAATTATAATAGGATTACTCGTATTTTTTCAACATGTATAA
- a CDS encoding AAA family ATPase, translated as MYNLPKKYIITGAPGTGKTTLINLLKDTVPCMDEVSRRVIIDEQKNNRNGMPWEDIHRFTDLVFELTTKELLNSNTLICDRSLLDLEAYLTVANKPIPNYLRNFPYKKNYHTTVFFAPTWFDIYCKDAQRLQEFEYCLTLEKALLEQYTKKGFEIIMLPKTSVTTRKKLVLETIV; from the coding sequence ATGTATAACCTACCTAAAAAATATATCATTACTGGGGCTCCAGGCACTGGAAAAACCACTTTAATAAATCTTTTAAAAGATACAGTTCCTTGCATGGATGAAGTTTCTAGAAGAGTTATTATTGATGAGCAAAAAAATAATAGAAACGGAATGCCGTGGGAAGACATCCACCGATTTACTGATCTTGTTTTCGAATTAACAACTAAAGAATTATTAAATTCAAACACGCTAATTTGTGATCGGTCTTTATTAGATTTAGAAGCCTATTTAACGGTAGCAAATAAACCAATTCCTAATTACTTACGAAATTTTCCTTATAAAAAAAACTACCATACAACTGTTTTTTTTGCACCAACTTGGTTTGATATTTACTGTAAAGATGCACAAAGATTACAAGAATTTGAGTATTGTTTAACCCTAGAAAAAGCACTACTAGAACAGTATACCAAAAAAGGATTTGAAATTATAATGCTTCCTAAAACTTCTGTTACTACAAGAAAAAAACTGGTTTTAGAAACTATCGTATAA